One Nodosilinea sp. FACHB-141 DNA segment encodes these proteins:
- a CDS encoding HNH endonuclease — translation MGKVLVLNASYEPLNITSWRRAVVLIIKGKAERVEHNGKFVYADFPLPTVIRLRHYVRVPYKDIPLTRRNLLQRDNHTCQYCAYSGDGLTLDHVIPRSRGGADTWENMVAACVRCNVKKGNRTPREANMPLFSQPRKPHSSLYFEVTRQIHSGVHQEWKKYVIGIS, via the coding sequence ATGGGTAAGGTTCTGGTGCTCAACGCCTCCTATGAACCGCTCAACATTACGAGCTGGCGTCGGGCTGTCGTCCTTATTATTAAGGGTAAGGCGGAGCGGGTTGAGCATAACGGCAAGTTTGTCTACGCCGATTTTCCGCTGCCGACGGTGATACGTCTGCGCCACTACGTGCGGGTGCCCTACAAAGATATTCCCCTTACCCGGCGCAACCTGCTCCAGCGCGACAACCACACCTGTCAATACTGCGCCTACAGCGGCGACGGGCTCACCCTCGACCACGTGATTCCCCGATCGCGCGGCGGCGCCGACACTTGGGAAAATATGGTAGCCGCCTGCGTGCGCTGCAACGTGAAAAAGGGCAACCGCACCCCGCGGGAGGCCAACATGCCGCTTTTTAGCCAACCCCGTAAGCCCCACAGCAGTCTCTACTTTGAGGTGACGCGGCAGATTCACAGCGGCGTACACCAGGAGTGGAAGAAGTACGTCATTGGGATTTCGTAA
- a CDS encoding peroxiredoxin family protein: MTPIAPLPDQATTWRYWLPLPPRLGLPLGQICPDFALWDVTYQRTVRLANWRGKQPVVLLFCRLLAEIAYSPQRYASLVAFNQVYDQFRNAGAEVLAIGNQPQRQAQAAVEDLSLRLPLLCDPAGASFRAYHTGQALGAPLPAQFVLDAQGRLRYCHLFSLLHPTASPGTLLAALSRL; this comes from the coding sequence ATGACCCCGATCGCGCCACTACCAGACCAGGCTACTACCTGGCGCTATTGGCTGCCGTTGCCCCCTCGCTTAGGTCTGCCCCTCGGCCAGATATGCCCCGACTTTGCCCTATGGGATGTCACCTACCAGCGCACTGTGCGCCTGGCTAACTGGCGTGGTAAGCAGCCGGTGGTCTTGCTCTTTTGTCGCCTCCTAGCAGAGATAGCCTACAGCCCTCAGCGGTATGCTTCGCTGGTGGCGTTCAATCAGGTCTACGACCAGTTTCGCAACGCTGGAGCTGAAGTGTTGGCGATCGGCAATCAGCCCCAGCGTCAAGCTCAGGCGGCGGTAGAAGATCTGAGCTTAAGATTGCCGCTGCTATGCGACCCCGCGGGAGCGAGCTTTCGCGCTTACCACACTGGGCAAGCGCTGGGGGCACCCCTGCCGGCGCAGTTTGTGCTAGATGCGCAGGGGCGATTGCGCTACTGTCACCTGTTTTCGCTGCTCCACCCAACCGCATCGCCGGGAACGCTGCTAGCTGCCCTGAGTAGGCTTTAG
- a CDS encoding efflux RND transporter periplasmic adaptor subunit translates to MVVQRFRSARGLLGRSSGLLIMAGIAIATVACGKPVEPAAQAQPEQQEGPAVVDTAVAAAGEDSSRIYTGTTSPAREVSLRSQAEGRLLSLTRDVGDTVQQGQVIATIDNVLLQTAVGEAQAELAARQFEVAQAEAELADIRTSIEDARVRLQQASNDAQRLVTLASQGAISTQAAEQAQTTLRTSEQALASSQEQVRTRQQAVAAAQQRVEAQRSILRETQQRLSFANLTASLSGVVLERVAEPGDLILPGEAVLTLGDLSEVLVVIEVADSSLSEFSVGQSVEIAIDAFPNETFTGQVTRISPVADSTSRLLPIEITVANPGSRIGSGLLARVTSTGNQSDVVVVPESALETAENSDNQIFVVTEAKGDPVVESRSVQVGDRADGQATILSGLAPGEQYVVRSSQPLEAGQAVELSLTSEG, encoded by the coding sequence ATGGTTGTTCAACGGTTTCGATCGGCCAGGGGTCTCCTTGGCCGCTCATCAGGGCTTTTAATCATGGCGGGTATTGCGATCGCAACGGTAGCCTGTGGCAAACCCGTAGAGCCCGCCGCCCAGGCCCAGCCCGAGCAGCAAGAGGGCCCCGCCGTAGTCGATACAGCCGTAGCTGCCGCCGGCGAAGATTCGAGCCGCATCTACACTGGCACCACTAGCCCAGCGCGGGAGGTCTCGCTGCGATCGCAGGCCGAAGGTCGGCTGCTCTCCCTCACCCGCGACGTGGGTGACACGGTGCAGCAGGGCCAGGTGATTGCCACCATCGACAATGTGCTGCTGCAAACCGCCGTGGGCGAGGCCCAGGCCGAACTCGCTGCCCGCCAGTTTGAGGTCGCCCAAGCCGAGGCCGAACTGGCCGACATTCGCACCTCCATTGAAGACGCGCGGGTGCGGCTTCAGCAGGCCAGCAACGATGCTCAGCGCTTAGTGACCCTCGCCTCCCAAGGAGCGATCTCGACCCAGGCCGCCGAGCAAGCTCAAACCACCCTGCGAACCTCGGAACAAGCCCTGGCCTCGTCCCAAGAGCAGGTACGTACCCGACAACAGGCCGTTGCGGCCGCCCAGCAGCGCGTCGAAGCCCAGCGATCGATTTTGCGCGAGACCCAGCAGCGCCTCTCCTTTGCCAACCTAACGGCCTCACTGTCAGGTGTCGTGCTCGAGCGCGTCGCCGAACCTGGCGATTTAATTCTTCCTGGCGAAGCCGTCTTAACCCTGGGCGATCTGTCAGAAGTGCTGGTGGTGATTGAAGTGGCCGACAGCAGCCTCAGCGAATTTAGCGTTGGGCAGTCGGTTGAGATTGCCATTGATGCCTTCCCCAACGAAACCTTTACCGGGCAGGTGACGCGCATTTCACCGGTAGCCGACAGCACCTCGCGCCTTCTGCCCATTGAAATTACCGTGGCCAACCCCGGCAGCCGCATTGGTAGCGGTCTGCTGGCTCGAGTGACCAGCACCGGCAATCAATCCGATGTCGTAGTTGTGCCCGAAAGCGCCCTAGAAACCGCAGAAAACAGTGACAACCAAATTTTTGTCGTCACCGAAGCCAAGGGCGACCCGGTGGTTGAGTCACGATCGGTGCAGGTGGGCGATCGCGCCGATGGCCAAGCCACTATTCTCTCTGGCCTCGCCCCTGGCGAACAGTATGTTGTGCGCAGCAGTCAGCCCCTAGAAGCCGGGCAAGCCGTAGAGCTTAGTTTGACCTCCGAAGGTTGA
- a CDS encoding peroxiredoxin, with product MPEIRDDCLRVGQMAPDFSATAVVDQNFKIVKLSDYRGRYVVLFFYPLDFTFVCPTEIAAFSDRFSEFKALNTEILGISVDSEFAHLAWIQTERKLGGVGDLNYPLVSDIKKDISAAYNVLDPDSGVALRGLFIIDRDGVLQHATINNLAFGRKVDETLRVLQAIQHVQANPDEVCPVDWQPGDKTMNPDPVKAREFFAEV from the coding sequence ATGCCTGAGATAAGAGATGACTGTTTGCGGGTTGGCCAGATGGCACCCGACTTCAGCGCCACCGCCGTAGTTGACCAGAACTTCAAGATTGTTAAGCTATCCGACTACCGGGGCCGATATGTGGTCCTATTTTTTTATCCCCTCGACTTTACCTTCGTCTGCCCTACGGAGATTGCGGCCTTTAGCGATCGCTTCAGTGAGTTTAAGGCTCTCAACACCGAGATTTTAGGCATCTCTGTAGACAGCGAATTTGCTCACCTAGCTTGGATCCAAACTGAGCGTAAGCTAGGCGGGGTAGGTGACTTAAACTATCCCCTAGTGTCTGACATCAAAAAAGACATTAGCGCTGCCTACAACGTCCTCGACCCCGACAGTGGGGTAGCGCTACGGGGCTTGTTCATCATCGACCGGGACGGAGTGCTTCAGCATGCCACGATCAACAACCTAGCCTTTGGCCGTAAGGTCGATGAAACCCTGCGAGTTTTACAGGCCATTCAGCATGTGCAGGCCAACCCCGATGAGGTTTGCCCGGTTGACTGGCAACCCGGAGATAAAACTATGAATCCCGACCCGGTGAAGGCAAGGGAATTTTTTGCTGAGGTCTAG
- a CDS encoding peptidoglycan DD-metalloendopeptidase family protein, which produces MKRVVPQESEADCLPSSLSSAQSEPSGGYRRVQTSAAMLGLALSFGASAPFFTEPELALAADGTNLTVLPAANRDQPETPKLVSAETTSSYHTVEAGESLWQIAAQHEADVKAIKMANGIAGDDVLRVGQVIRVPAVGMASLTASADVSRLALKANAAGGVGGDLATASSLLPTSDVPTVDELEKAWQLEDALALKGEDELSEEDLAAANLDKLSSEELEVGADSLVSDSLPLAAVPTLEPEAIREPAADLTADVEPAAAVQQMAKVDEAASQASSESVEPVESFASLPLHQEEVERPVAAAQSSQPVAATSASVPAATTNTSAPEAKKDFTVAALPPRTAAATSTAEVGTVRSYQVKPGDTLWSIASRNGLTLDELLSHNNAVNQPEALSVGDSLSIPLASATEEAVSSPSSGLAAAHRTREQAIRDHLARIRESNSNQVNRDELNARIREARQELERSRVTSATPETAALEYHSPEPEAVAANAVGGPEPASSTALTAREGAQTLASPAADSEWTVTDAAKDQVQPIAALSPADEAVVDESEQVDAAAPPSQLLAAAPLSADAYRTAPSMPVGQTVSPNMPMMPGANEFLPEAPRLSNGYIWPTRGTLTSGYGWRWGRMHRGVDIAGPVGTPIVAAAPGVVARSGWNSGGYGNLVDIRHSDGSLTRYAHNSRLLVREGQQVSQGQQIAEMGSTGYSTGPHLHFEVHLPSSGTVNPMAYLPDR; this is translated from the coding sequence TTGAAACGCGTAGTTCCCCAAGAGTCTGAAGCTGATTGCCTGCCCTCTAGCTTGAGCAGCGCTCAATCTGAGCCTTCAGGAGGTTATCGTCGAGTACAAACCTCGGCAGCCATGCTGGGCCTAGCCCTATCGTTCGGAGCGTCCGCTCCGTTTTTCACTGAGCCAGAATTGGCTCTCGCTGCCGACGGCACTAACCTGACGGTGTTACCTGCGGCCAATCGGGATCAACCCGAGACGCCCAAGTTAGTCTCTGCCGAGACAACTTCGTCCTATCACACCGTTGAAGCAGGGGAAAGCCTTTGGCAAATTGCTGCCCAGCACGAGGCCGATGTTAAAGCCATCAAGATGGCCAACGGCATTGCTGGTGACGATGTACTACGGGTTGGGCAGGTTATTCGAGTTCCTGCCGTAGGAATGGCCAGTTTGACTGCTAGCGCTGATGTCTCTCGCTTGGCTCTCAAGGCCAATGCTGCTGGGGGCGTCGGTGGTGATTTAGCAACTGCTAGCAGCTTGTTGCCAACCAGCGACGTACCCACAGTAGATGAGTTGGAGAAAGCTTGGCAGCTAGAGGATGCTCTGGCTCTCAAAGGTGAAGATGAGCTGTCTGAAGAAGATCTTGCTGCGGCTAACCTAGACAAGCTCTCCTCAGAAGAACTTGAAGTTGGCGCTGACAGCCTCGTCTCTGACTCACTCCCCTTAGCTGCGGTCCCTACTCTTGAACCAGAGGCCATCCGGGAGCCTGCGGCAGATCTGACCGCTGACGTTGAGCCAGCCGCCGCTGTTCAGCAAATGGCGAAGGTTGACGAGGCAGCTAGTCAAGCATCCAGTGAATCGGTTGAGCCAGTTGAGTCTTTTGCTAGCCTGCCGCTCCACCAGGAAGAGGTCGAGCGTCCTGTTGCTGCCGCCCAGTCGTCGCAACCCGTTGCAGCTACCAGCGCCTCAGTTCCTGCAGCAACTACCAACACTTCGGCCCCAGAGGCCAAGAAAGATTTCACCGTAGCAGCACTGCCTCCAAGAACGGCGGCGGCGACTTCAACCGCTGAGGTTGGTACCGTAAGGTCTTATCAAGTCAAGCCGGGTGACACTCTGTGGTCGATTGCTTCTCGCAACGGCCTCACCCTAGATGAGCTTCTCAGCCACAACAACGCTGTTAACCAGCCTGAAGCTTTATCAGTCGGCGACAGCCTAAGCATTCCCCTAGCCTCGGCGACGGAAGAAGCGGTTAGCTCACCTTCCAGCGGTCTAGCGGCTGCTCATAGAACCCGTGAGCAGGCCATTCGCGATCACTTAGCCCGCATTCGTGAGTCAAATAGTAACCAGGTTAACCGCGACGAACTCAACGCGCGAATTCGTGAAGCTCGTCAAGAGCTTGAGCGCAGCCGTGTCACCAGCGCAACCCCAGAGACTGCCGCGCTGGAGTATCACAGCCCTGAGCCGGAAGCTGTGGCTGCTAACGCAGTAGGTGGCCCCGAACCGGCCAGCTCGACAGCCCTAACCGCTAGAGAGGGTGCCCAAACCCTTGCATCGCCTGCTGCTGATTCAGAGTGGACAGTTACCGATGCCGCCAAAGATCAGGTTCAGCCGATCGCTGCTCTGAGCCCAGCCGATGAGGCCGTGGTTGATGAGTCTGAGCAGGTGGATGCCGCCGCTCCTCCTAGTCAGCTGCTAGCGGCTGCTCCCCTAAGTGCTGATGCCTATCGGACTGCGCCGAGCATGCCAGTGGGGCAGACCGTGTCTCCCAACATGCCGATGATGCCGGGTGCCAACGAGTTTCTACCCGAGGCTCCTCGTCTTTCCAACGGCTACATTTGGCCTACCCGTGGCACCCTGACTTCTGGCTACGGCTGGCGTTGGGGCCGCATGCACCGCGGTGTTGACATTGCTGGCCCAGTCGGAACGCCGATTGTGGCGGCAGCGCCGGGGGTTGTCGCGCGCTCGGGTTGGAATTCCGGTGGCTATGGCAACTTGGTAGATATCCGTCACTCCGACGGCAGTTTGACCCGCTACGCCCACAACAGCCGTTTGCTAGTGCGTGAGGGGCAGCAAGTTAGCCAGGGACAACAGATCGCTGAGATGGGCAGCACGGGCTACAGCACTGGCCCTCACCTCCACTTCGAGGTGCACTTACCCAGCAGCGGTACCGTTAATCCCATGGCCTACTTACCCGATCGCTAG
- a CDS encoding efflux RND transporter permease subunit has protein sequence MTTPSSFPKSSFSISGLAIRQHIGTLMLTLTVFVMGFFITTQLPVDLLPAITYPRIGLRGDAPGLSPEVAVDEITRPLEEALATTEGVVQVFSQTREGQVSIDLYFEPGGNIDQALNDATATLNRARGTLPETFETPRLFKVDPSQLPVYEMALTSDSLSAQELRIFAEEELAREVQQVPGVASADVSGGVNEQVQVNVDLRRLQAVGIGVADIIDALSDRNQDISGGRLRGGDEETLTRLVGRFESAEELQNLPITVPGTDPPQQVLLQDVATVIDGTEEQRVFVSLNGEPAVKVSIQKQPAANTIDVVDGVKSKLDQMRQAGQIPEGMETVATLDESRFIRSSINNVTGSGLSGAALAGLAVLLFLGSLRQTFIILLAIPLASLVALVLMGLFGLSLNVFSLGGLALGVGIVVDNSIVMLENMANRAEEMERSRQTGGVYSRSEAIFQAEASSQELEGTLVAATTTNLVSVLPFLLIGGFISLIFNELILTVTFSVAASLVVALTVVPALAARMVMGRSTQSLQSWGPFRWFNTRLEGVTLAYGRWLSRALRHRIIIIALALLVFGGSSIFMLGQIPQEILPRISTGQARVSVRFPPGTTAAANQRVMQAVEEFLLTQPETDYVFTTAGGSLFGTSTSENTLRGSSTITLKPGTNTVGYVDRVNAELSKLPVVDTRINVTPESVRGLFLSNSPVRADLDVGLQSEDTEVLLQAGQQVVEALGQQATLARYRPDGEEPQAEVQIRPDWARAEDLGLTAADIGTTIQTALTGSIPTQLQRGNRLVDIKVQLEPGTVQRSSQLLDIPLFTDDGQLVQLGDVAEVGLGEAPGQIQRINRRQVFLISGDLAEGASLSEALDEVQTVIASLELPEGVTVLPSSAAATNAELQDALVTLGALSAFLVFTVMAVQYNSLIDPLVIMLTVPLALAGGILGLYVTQTAIGATVVVGAVLLVGIVVNNAIIMVELANQIYKATGCSRQEAILRAAPRRLRPILMTTITAVLGLFPLALGIGEGSEFLQPLGIVVFFGQSLATVLTLFIIPCFYTLLHGGFGSGGKGAIAEDDSIEPVDSSEVFQS, from the coding sequence ATGACTACCCCCTCCTCCTTTCCTAAGAGCAGCTTTAGCATTAGCGGGCTAGCCATTCGGCAACACATTGGCACCCTCATGCTGACGCTGACCGTCTTTGTGATGGGCTTTTTTATCACTACGCAGCTGCCGGTGGACCTGCTGCCCGCCATTACCTATCCGCGCATTGGCCTCCGTGGTGATGCGCCAGGACTGTCACCGGAGGTGGCGGTGGATGAGATTACTCGGCCCCTAGAGGAAGCCCTGGCGACCACCGAAGGCGTGGTGCAGGTGTTTTCTCAAACCCGAGAAGGTCAGGTCAGCATCGATTTGTATTTTGAACCCGGCGGCAATATCGATCAGGCTCTCAACGATGCCACGGCTACTCTCAACCGCGCCCGCGGCACTCTGCCCGAAACCTTTGAAACACCGCGCCTGTTTAAGGTTGATCCCTCTCAGCTACCGGTGTATGAAATGGCGCTCACCTCCGATAGCCTGAGTGCCCAAGAGTTGCGCATCTTTGCTGAAGAAGAGTTAGCCCGAGAGGTTCAGCAGGTACCCGGTGTAGCTAGCGCCGATGTATCGGGTGGGGTCAACGAGCAGGTGCAGGTGAATGTGGATTTGCGCCGCTTGCAGGCAGTGGGCATTGGGGTAGCCGACATCATTGATGCGCTCAGCGATCGCAATCAGGATATCTCCGGTGGTCGCCTGCGCGGTGGTGACGAGGAAACCCTCACCCGACTGGTGGGCCGCTTTGAATCGGCAGAGGAGCTGCAAAACCTACCCATCACCGTACCCGGCACCGACCCTCCCCAGCAGGTGCTGCTACAGGATGTGGCCACCGTCATTGATGGCACCGAAGAGCAGCGGGTTTTTGTCTCTCTAAACGGTGAGCCCGCGGTCAAAGTCAGCATTCAGAAGCAACCAGCGGCTAACACTATAGATGTAGTGGATGGAGTTAAGTCTAAGCTCGACCAGATGCGCCAGGCAGGTCAAATTCCTGAGGGGATGGAGACCGTTGCCACTCTCGACGAGTCGCGGTTTATCCGCAGCTCCATCAACAACGTGACGGGCTCAGGTCTGTCTGGAGCTGCTCTGGCTGGCCTAGCCGTGCTGCTATTTCTAGGGTCTTTACGGCAGACATTTATTATTTTGCTGGCTATTCCCCTAGCTAGCCTGGTCGCCCTGGTTCTCATGGGGTTGTTTGGTCTGTCCCTCAACGTATTTAGTCTGGGCGGGCTGGCCCTGGGTGTGGGCATTGTGGTCGACAACTCCATTGTGATGCTCGAGAACATGGCCAACCGGGCTGAAGAAATGGAGCGATCGCGCCAGACCGGCGGGGTTTACAGCCGCAGCGAAGCTATCTTTCAGGCCGAAGCTAGCAGTCAGGAGCTAGAAGGAACCTTAGTAGCCGCTACTACCACCAACCTGGTGTCGGTGCTGCCCTTTTTGCTGATTGGCGGCTTTATCTCACTGATCTTCAACGAACTGATTTTGACCGTTACCTTTTCTGTAGCGGCCTCCCTGGTGGTGGCCTTGACGGTGGTGCCTGCTCTGGCTGCACGGATGGTGATGGGGCGCAGCACCCAATCGCTCCAGAGCTGGGGGCCATTTCGCTGGTTTAACACCCGTCTCGAAGGCGTTACCTTGGCCTACGGGCGTTGGCTCAGCCGTGCCCTGCGGCATCGCATCATAATTATTGCTCTGGCTCTGCTGGTGTTTGGCGGCAGCAGCATTTTTATGCTGGGCCAAATTCCCCAGGAAATTTTGCCTCGTATTAGCACCGGGCAAGCTCGCGTTTCCGTCCGTTTCCCACCCGGTACGACGGCGGCAGCTAACCAGCGGGTCATGCAGGCGGTAGAAGAGTTTCTGCTGACTCAGCCTGAGACCGACTACGTGTTTACTACCGCTGGCGGCTCTCTCTTTGGCACTAGCACCAGCGAAAACACCCTGCGTGGCAGCAGCACAATTACGCTAAAGCCTGGCACCAACACGGTGGGCTACGTCGATCGCGTCAATGCTGAACTCAGCAAGTTGCCCGTAGTGGACACCCGCATTAACGTCACTCCCGAGTCGGTGCGAGGGCTGTTTTTGAGTAATTCTCCGGTGCGCGCCGATCTCGACGTGGGCCTGCAAAGCGAAGATACCGAAGTCCTGCTACAGGCTGGCCAGCAGGTTGTTGAAGCCCTAGGCCAACAGGCTACCCTAGCCCGCTATCGACCCGATGGGGAAGAACCTCAGGCAGAGGTGCAGATTCGCCCCGACTGGGCCAGAGCTGAAGACTTGGGCCTCACGGCCGCCGATATTGGCACCACCATTCAGACGGCGCTGACGGGGTCAATTCCGACCCAGCTACAGCGGGGCAACCGCCTGGTAGACATCAAGGTGCAGCTTGAACCCGGCACTGTGCAGCGTTCCTCTCAACTGCTGGATATTCCGCTATTCACTGACGACGGCCAGCTGGTGCAGCTGGGCGATGTTGCCGAGGTCGGGCTAGGGGAGGCCCCCGGCCAAATTCAGCGCATTAACCGGCGGCAGGTGTTTTTAATCTCTGGAGACCTGGCGGAGGGGGCTAGCCTTAGCGAAGCTCTAGACGAAGTCCAAACCGTGATCGCTAGCCTTGAACTCCCTGAAGGAGTAACCGTCCTGCCCAGTTCGGCGGCGGCCACCAATGCTGAGCTACAGGACGCCTTAGTCACGCTGGGGGCGTTATCTGCCTTTCTAGTCTTTACGGTCATGGCGGTGCAGTACAACTCGCTGATCGACCCGCTGGTGATTATGCTGACAGTGCCCCTGGCGCTGGCGGGCGGCATCTTAGGCCTGTATGTGACTCAAACCGCGATCGGCGCCACGGTGGTTGTCGGGGCTGTGCTGCTGGTAGGTATTGTGGTCAACAACGCCATCATTATGGTGGAGTTGGCCAACCAGATCTATAAAGCTACCGGCTGCTCTCGCCAGGAAGCCATTCTGCGCGCTGCCCCTCGTCGCCTACGCCCCATTTTAATGACGACCATCACTGCGGTGCTGGGCCTGTTTCCCCTGGCCCTGGGCATTGGTGAAGGGTCTGAATTCTTACAACCCTTGGGCATCGTGGTGTTTTTCGGGCAATCTCTGGCCACGGTGCTGACGCTGTTTATCATTCCCTGCTTCTATACCCTGCTCCATGGCGGGTTTGGTTCGGGCGGCAAAGGGGCGATCGCCGAAGACGACTCGATTGAGCCGGTAGATTCGTCTGAAGTTTTTCAATCTTAG
- a CDS encoding bifunctional oligoribonuclease/PAP phosphatase NrnA, with product MTFNLDSETAEATFSNGSGMTSLVPRPENDSDSEDPVQAVRRLLEGHRGDRHLVLLQDFPDPDALSSAWAYKLIASNYKIECDIVYAGTLSHQENIALVRLTGLPARRWLTAADSASLANYQGLVLVDNQGTTSQLYEHLREGGLPLVLVIDHHAPQSKLDAEYIDLRPHIRATATILTQYLQQGLLNLDRNNSKHTKCATALMHGLRADTNQLMHAGPSDFMAAAYLSQFYDGQLLSAVLQASRSKRVMDVIERSLRNRKVQNNVSIAGVGYLRYDDRDAIPQAADFLVTEENVHTAVVYGIVHDEDEEREVVIGSLRTSKITLDPDEFIKEAFGQDSEGRFFGGGRSMAGGFEIPVGFLSGFYENSEFNRLKWEVFDTQIKQKLWRLINPEEGMINTD from the coding sequence ATGACATTCAATTTAGACTCTGAGACCGCTGAAGCCACCTTTTCTAACGGCAGCGGGATGACTTCTCTTGTGCCCCGCCCCGAGAATGACAGTGACTCTGAAGATCCGGTACAGGCGGTGCGTCGGCTGCTGGAGGGGCACCGCGGCGATCGCCACCTGGTGCTGCTGCAAGATTTCCCTGACCCCGATGCGCTATCGTCAGCCTGGGCCTACAAGCTGATTGCCAGCAACTACAAAATCGAGTGCGACATTGTCTACGCGGGCACCCTCAGCCACCAGGAAAACATTGCCCTCGTCCGGCTTACGGGCCTGCCTGCCCGCCGCTGGCTAACCGCCGCCGATAGTGCTAGCCTGGCTAACTACCAAGGGCTAGTGCTGGTCGATAACCAAGGCACGACGAGCCAACTCTACGAACACCTACGGGAGGGGGGGCTGCCTCTAGTGCTGGTGATCGACCACCATGCCCCCCAGTCTAAGCTAGACGCAGAATACATCGATCTGCGCCCCCACATTCGGGCTACGGCCACCATCTTGACCCAGTATTTGCAGCAGGGGTTGCTGAACCTCGATCGCAACAACAGCAAGCACACCAAGTGTGCCACCGCCCTTATGCATGGCCTGCGGGCCGACACCAACCAGCTCATGCACGCTGGGCCCAGCGACTTTATGGCGGCGGCCTACCTGAGCCAGTTTTACGACGGGCAGCTGCTCAGTGCGGTGCTGCAAGCCTCGCGCTCCAAGCGAGTGATGGATGTGATTGAGCGATCGCTGCGCAACCGCAAGGTGCAAAACAACGTCTCTATTGCCGGGGTCGGCTATCTGCGCTACGACGACCGCGACGCTATTCCCCAGGCGGCAGACTTTTTGGTGACCGAAGAAAACGTGCACACCGCCGTGGTCTACGGCATCGTTCACGACGAGGATGAAGAGCGCGAGGTGGTGATTGGCTCTTTGCGCACCAGCAAAATCACCCTTGACCCCGACGAATTTATCAAAGAAGCCTTCGGCCAAGACAGCGAGGGTCGCTTCTTTGGCGGCGGGCGATCAATGGCCGGCGGCTTCGAAATTCCGGTGGGCTTTTTGTCGGGCTTTTATGAAAACTCGGAGTTCAACCGGCTCAAGTGGGAAGTCTTTGACACCCAGATCAAGCAGAAGCTTTGGCGGCTCATTAACCCTGAAGAGGGCATGATCAATACCGACTAG
- the alr gene encoding alanine racemase, giving the protein MLNWDHTPSLEPMRCCRAWVEINLAALQHNVRQFRGLLPATTQLMAVVKADAYGHGAVTVAQTALQSGATWLGVATVPEGIELRAAGVQAPILVMGAVNSPEEMQAIAHWRLQPTLVNPKQALVFSDTLSGLAAARPVGVHLKIDTGMTRLGFPWAEAVDFARFVRQLPHLKIDSLYSHLATADSPDPTIMQQQQQRFKTALGHLQQQQLLPPRLHLANTAATLADPDLHYDLVRVGLGLYGLYPAPHLQSRLDLQPVMQVKARITHLKDVPAGTGISYGHQYVCDRPLRLAVVGIGYADGVPRVLSNRLQVMVKGRLAQQIGAITMDQLMLDVSHIPSLQEGDVVTLLGRDGPHIIGPDDWAAMANTISWEILCGFKHRLPRIAVEQPLAASTAVQS; this is encoded by the coding sequence ATGCTGAATTGGGATCACACTCCAAGCCTGGAGCCCATGCGCTGCTGCCGTGCCTGGGTTGAAATTAATCTGGCGGCGCTGCAGCACAACGTGCGCCAGTTTAGAGGGTTGCTGCCCGCCACCACCCAGCTGATGGCGGTGGTTAAGGCCGATGCCTACGGCCATGGGGCCGTCACCGTTGCCCAAACGGCGCTTCAATCTGGGGCCACCTGGCTCGGCGTCGCCACCGTCCCCGAAGGAATTGAGCTACGGGCCGCAGGCGTTCAGGCCCCAATCTTGGTGATGGGGGCGGTCAACAGCCCCGAAGAAATGCAGGCGATCGCCCACTGGCGGCTCCAGCCCACCCTAGTAAACCCTAAGCAGGCCCTAGTTTTTTCCGATACGCTTTCTGGCCTAGCCGCTGCCCGGCCGGTGGGGGTACACCTTAAGATCGACACCGGTATGACCCGCCTGGGATTTCCCTGGGCCGAGGCCGTCGACTTTGCTCGGTTTGTGCGGCAGTTGCCCCACCTCAAAATCGACAGCCTTTACTCTCACCTGGCCACTGCTGACAGCCCTGACCCCACCATCATGCAGCAGCAGCAGCAGCGGTTTAAAACGGCGCTAGGGCACCTCCAACAGCAGCAGTTGCTCCCTCCCCGACTGCATTTGGCCAATACCGCCGCCACCCTAGCTGACCCTGATCTCCACTACGACCTGGTGCGAGTTGGTCTAGGGCTCTATGGCCTCTACCCGGCCCCCCATTTGCAATCGCGGCTCGACCTACAGCCTGTCATGCAGGTCAAAGCCCGCATCACCCATCTCAAGGATGTGCCCGCGGGTACCGGCATTAGTTATGGCCATCAATACGTGTGCGATCGCCCCCTCCGCCTAGCAGTGGTCGGCATTGGCTACGCCGATGGGGTGCCGCGGGTGCTCTCCAACCGACTCCAGGTCATGGTCAAAGGCCGCCTAGCCCAGCAAATCGGCGCTATCACCATGGATCAGCTGATGCTGGATGTCAGCCATATCCCCAGCCTGCAAGAGGGTGATGTCGTCACCCTGCTGGGCCGCGACGGACCCCACATCATTGGCCCAGACGATTGGGCTGCTATGGCCAACACCATCAGCTGGGAAATTCTCTGTGGCTTTAAGCACCGTCTGCCCCGCATTGCAGTGGAACAGCCCTTAGCAGCCTCTACCGCTGTCCAAAGCTAG